One genomic window of Thermorudis peleae includes the following:
- the polA gene encoding DNA polymerase I, with protein MPSGRSATQRPRLLLVDGHGLAYRAFHALPDTLTTSKGEPTNAVFGFTSMLLEALNQLKPDYVVVCFDAGRTFRHDQFTAYKAHRPEMPDDLRQQMERIRQVVEALGIPIFAQEGYEADDLIGTLAQQAVAQGFDVVIVTGDNDLLQLVNGHVQAILPGRQRFGEFRIFDREAVLARYGIPPERIPDFKALVGDSSDNIPGIPGIGEKTATKLLQQYGSLEGIYAHLEAITPPRIREALATHRETVWQSRDLATIVRDAPMTIDWEQCRFGLFDRNRVLELFRELEFRSLVNRLPEPRHAQPQTAAAQPPLAQHCQIVCDPDSLARLQEDIAHTRAIALDVETTALHPMYAELVGIALATSPERSYYIPLAHASADAQLSRDAVHHALSPHFTRPDLTIYAHHGKYDALVLERAGFARPHIDFDTMIAAYLLGESALGLKELAFTKLGIEMQQIEELIGKGRAQLTMDQTHIAHAARYACADVEATYRLVDVLRPALAEQQQDRLFHEIELPLIDVLIDMEKTGVAIDTDFLATLSHHTAGQLRQLERRIYDLAGHPFNINSTQQLAHVLFEELRLPRGRRTKTGYSVSQDVLETLRESHPIVDAILEYRQLLKLKSTYIDALPRQVHPQTGRVHTIFHQTVAATGRLSSSDPNLQNIPVRSDIGQQVRRAFIADNRPAFRLFDEPAVFLSCDYSQIELRLMAHFSGDEALLSAFAEGKDIHATTAAEVFGIDIESVTPELRRIAKVVNFGILYGMQAFGLARDTGMSRSEAQRFIERYFQRFPGVKRYLDNVKQQAAERGYVETLFGRRRYVPDITSSNPNRRQAAERIAVNMPLQGTAADIMKLAMLRIHRQLREHGLRSRMVLQVHDELLFEAPESEVTQLASLVIREMEQVVTLRVPLVVEAKAGPNWADLEPLQIKLAQ; from the coding sequence GCCGTTTTTGGCTTTACGAGTATGCTGTTGGAAGCACTCAACCAACTGAAACCCGATTATGTCGTTGTTTGCTTCGACGCAGGCCGAACCTTTCGCCATGACCAGTTCACCGCATATAAGGCACACCGGCCAGAAATGCCAGATGACCTGCGACAGCAAATGGAACGCATTCGGCAAGTCGTTGAGGCGCTTGGTATTCCCATCTTTGCTCAAGAAGGGTATGAAGCTGACGACCTCATCGGAACACTTGCCCAACAGGCTGTTGCGCAAGGTTTCGACGTCGTCATCGTGACCGGCGACAACGATCTGTTGCAACTTGTGAACGGCCATGTCCAAGCCATTTTGCCTGGACGGCAACGCTTTGGTGAATTTCGCATTTTTGACCGAGAGGCGGTGCTTGCACGCTACGGGATCCCCCCCGAACGCATCCCGGACTTTAAGGCGCTGGTTGGCGACAGTTCAGATAACATTCCTGGTATTCCAGGAATCGGCGAAAAGACGGCAACGAAGTTGCTTCAACAGTACGGCTCACTGGAGGGGATTTACGCGCACCTTGAGGCAATTACTCCACCACGGATTCGTGAAGCCCTGGCTACGCATCGCGAAACAGTATGGCAAAGTCGGGACCTTGCGACAATCGTTCGCGATGCGCCAATGACGATTGACTGGGAACAATGCCGCTTTGGTTTGTTCGACCGCAACCGCGTCCTTGAGCTTTTCCGGGAGCTTGAATTCCGGAGCCTGGTCAATCGGTTGCCGGAACCGCGACATGCTCAGCCTCAGACTGCAGCAGCGCAGCCTCCTCTTGCGCAGCACTGCCAGATTGTTTGCGATCCTGACAGTTTAGCACGGCTGCAGGAAGATATCGCCCACACGCGCGCAATCGCGCTCGATGTCGAGACAACAGCTCTCCACCCCATGTATGCTGAACTGGTCGGCATTGCACTTGCGACAAGCCCCGAGCGTAGCTACTACATTCCCCTCGCCCACGCGAGCGCCGACGCACAACTGTCACGGGACGCGGTCCACCATGCCCTGAGCCCCCACTTCACACGACCAGATCTCACCATTTACGCCCACCATGGGAAATATGACGCGCTTGTCCTGGAGCGAGCCGGTTTTGCGCGTCCGCACATCGACTTTGACACCATGATTGCCGCGTATCTCCTCGGTGAAAGCGCGCTGGGATTGAAGGAGCTTGCCTTTACCAAGCTCGGGATTGAAATGCAGCAGATTGAAGAGCTGATTGGCAAAGGGCGAGCTCAACTCACGATGGACCAAACACACATTGCACACGCCGCCCGGTATGCCTGTGCTGATGTAGAAGCGACCTATCGCCTTGTTGACGTACTGCGTCCGGCCCTCGCCGAGCAGCAGCAAGATCGCCTCTTCCATGAGATTGAATTGCCGCTGATTGACGTCCTGATCGACATGGAAAAGACGGGAGTCGCTATCGATACCGACTTTCTTGCAACACTTTCCCACCATACTGCTGGACAACTCCGCCAGCTGGAACGCCGCATTTACGATCTTGCTGGGCATCCTTTCAATATCAATTCAACCCAGCAACTCGCGCATGTGCTCTTTGAAGAACTGCGACTCCCGCGGGGACGAAGAACGAAAACAGGCTACTCGGTCAGTCAAGACGTGCTCGAAACCCTGCGCGAAAGTCATCCAATTGTCGATGCGATTCTCGAATATCGACAGCTCCTCAAACTCAAATCAACGTATATCGACGCTTTACCACGGCAGGTGCACCCGCAAACCGGTCGCGTCCATACGATCTTCCACCAAACGGTCGCCGCAACAGGCCGACTCAGTTCGTCCGACCCGAACCTGCAGAATATCCCGGTTCGGAGTGACATTGGCCAACAGGTGCGTCGAGCCTTCATCGCCGATAACCGGCCAGCGTTCCGACTCTTTGATGAACCAGCGGTATTTCTCTCGTGTGACTACTCGCAGATTGAGCTTCGCCTCATGGCGCACTTTAGCGGTGACGAAGCGCTCTTATCGGCCTTTGCGGAAGGCAAGGATATTCATGCAACCACTGCAGCCGAAGTCTTTGGGATCGACATCGAGAGTGTTACTCCGGAACTTCGCCGGATCGCGAAAGTCGTCAACTTTGGCATTCTGTACGGCATGCAAGCATTTGGGCTCGCGCGTGATACTGGCATGAGTCGAAGCGAAGCCCAGCGTTTCATTGAACGCTACTTTCAGCGGTTCCCAGGAGTAAAGCGCTATCTCGACAATGTCAAACAGCAGGCAGCCGAACGCGGATACGTCGAAACGCTCTTCGGCCGACGCCGCTATGTCCCGGATATTACGTCAAGCAATCCAAATCGACGCCAAGCAGCCGAGCGGATCGCTGTCAACATGCCACTACAGGGCACGGCTGCCGACATTATGAAGCTGGCGATGCTTCGCATTCATCGCCAGCTTCGCGAGCACGGGTTACGCAGTCGCATGGTTCTTCAAGTGCACGATGAATTGCTCTTTGAGGCACCCGAATCGGAAGTCACTCAGCTTGCATCCCTCGTCATCCGCGAGATGGAACAGGTC